The DNA sequence TGATCGAAGAGTTGGTGCGGCGAGGGCTCGTCGGCGGGCTCCGGCAGGGGCAGCGGCGAGCCGACGGCGGTGGCGCCGGGGGGTGGACCGACGGCGGCGGCATCAGGCCGCGGACCGGCGGTGGTGACGCGGGGGCGGACCGCGCCACGGGCGGAACTGGTGTGCATGGACCCTCCAGACGGACTGGGCGTGCGAGAACACCACGGCGGGTCGCCATGTCTTGCGCTGTGCGGGTCGCAGGTGGGTGGCTCCACCGGTCGGCGATCGGCGTGTGCCGATGGAACGCACTTCAAGGAATCCACATGCTAAGCAGTCGGTCACCCCCTGGGGCGAAACGTCCGTCAAATCGTGATGATCCACGCACAGCAGGAGGTACGGATTGTGCCCCCTCACAAGCGGATCACCCCGCGGCTGGGAGCTCACAGCGGCTCGCTCCCAGTCCATGGACGCCCTGCTACCGCCGTGTTCTCGTAGCGCTCCAGCCCGGCCGGCATCCGCCCGCTCGACGATGAGCAAGGAGAACGCCCTGATGAGCCCACCAGAGACCGAGGTCGAGACCGAGGCCGGGACCGAGGTCGAGACCGAGGCCGGGACCCTTCGGGTCAGCGATCTGCACGTCAGCTATGGACGGTCCGTGCAGGCGCTCCACGGGGTCTCGCTGACCGTTCCGCAGGGTCGGATCGTGGCCGTACTCGGCTCCAACGGAGCAGGAAAGTCCACGCTGCTCCGTGCGGTCTCCGGAACCCTCGCCCTGCACCGCGGCACGGTCGACCGCGGCACGGTGCACTTCGACGGCGTACGGCTGAGCGGCGACGCCGCGCGGTCCGTGGCCGCCGGTGTGGTACAGGTGCCCGAGGGCCGGCGGATCTTCGGCGCCCTGTCGGTGGAGGACAACCTCCGGGCCGGGTTCCTCGGCTCGGCATCCCGCTCCCGCGCCGAGCTTCGGGCGGCCCGCGAGCGCGTCTTCGCGCAGTTCCCGGTGCTGGCCGAGCGGCGGCGGCAGGCCGCCGGGCTGATGTCCGGCGGTGAGCAACAGATGCTCGCGATGGGCCGCGCGCTGATGGCGGCGCCGCGGCTGCTGCTCCTCGACGAGCCCTCGCTGGGGCTCGCACCGCTGATGGTCCAGCGCATCGCGGAGATCATCCGTGAGATCAACGCCCAGGGGACCTCGATCCTCCTCGTCGAGCAGAACGCCGCGATGGCCCTGGAACTGTCCGACCGCGCGTCGGTGCTGGACGTCGGCCAGGTGCGGCTGGAGGGGGCATCGGCCGACCTCGCCGCGGCGGACGAGGTGCGACGGCTGTACCTGGGCGAGACGTACGAGCCCGCCTGCGGTGCGCCCGACGGGGACGGCGACGCCGCGTACGCGACGGCCGCGAGCGCCCCGTCCGTGACGGGACCGGGACTGACCGAGCTCGGCAGGTGGAACGGATGAGCATAGGCACGACGCCCACGACCTCCGAGACCGTCACGGCCCCCCGACCGGACAGCGGACCTGACCCCGTCCCGGCCCTCGCGGTCGAGAACCTGACCGTGCGATTCTCCGGCCTGGTCGCCCTCGACGAGCTGTCCTTCACGGTCGCGCCCGGCACGATCCACGCACTCATCGGCCCCAACGGCGCGGGCAA is a window from the Streptomyces sp. NBC_00299 genome containing:
- a CDS encoding ABC transporter ATP-binding protein, encoding MSPPETEVETEAGTEVETEAGTLRVSDLHVSYGRSVQALHGVSLTVPQGRIVAVLGSNGAGKSTLLRAVSGTLALHRGTVDRGTVHFDGVRLSGDAARSVAAGVVQVPEGRRIFGALSVEDNLRAGFLGSASRSRAELRAARERVFAQFPVLAERRRQAAGLMSGGEQQMLAMGRALMAAPRLLLLDEPSLGLAPLMVQRIAEIIREINAQGTSILLVEQNAAMALELSDRASVLDVGQVRLEGASADLAAADEVRRLYLGETYEPACGAPDGDGDAAYATAASAPSVTGPGLTELGRWNG